A single window of Granulicella cerasi DNA harbors:
- a CDS encoding response regulator — MAKRKVLLVDDEVPVLLTMKAVLEISGFDVDTAATARDGKVKIRNNEYQMVITDMRMESDAAGKEVIQAARVAPYHPAVALLTAYPIADEDWQDMGADKMLVKPMQTAILLRQIEQLFEKHSAKLAKISSAAAAPVKTAAKKSAAKRLASKKLATKKVVAKKPAAPAKKAAAPAKTRKAVATKPVRKAVKKVVKKTAKKK, encoded by the coding sequence GTGGCTAAGCGTAAAGTCCTGCTCGTCGATGACGAGGTTCCTGTTCTGCTCACCATGAAGGCTGTGCTCGAGATTTCGGGCTTTGATGTGGACACCGCCGCAACGGCGCGCGATGGCAAGGTGAAGATCCGCAACAACGAGTACCAGATGGTCATCACGGACATGCGCATGGAGTCCGACGCCGCGGGTAAGGAAGTGATTCAGGCCGCACGCGTTGCGCCGTATCACCCCGCAGTGGCGCTGCTCACGGCGTATCCGATCGCCGATGAAGACTGGCAGGACATGGGCGCGGACAAGATGCTCGTGAAGCCGATGCAGACCGCGATCCTGCTGCGTCAGATCGAGCAGCTCTTCGAGAAGCACTCGGCAAAGCTGGCGAAGATCTCCTCGGCGGCTGCCGCTCCGGTGAAGACTGCGGCGAAGAAGTCCGCAGCCAAGCGCCTCGCTTCCAAGAAGCTGGCGACGAAGAAGGTTGTCGCGAAGAAGCCTGCTGCACCTGCGAAGAAGGCAGCGGCTCCGGCGAAGACGCGCAAGGCTGTGGCGACCAAGCCTGTACGCAAGGCTGTCAAGAAGGTCGTGAAGAAGACCGCGAAGAAGAAGTAG
- a CDS encoding REP-associated tyrosine transposase, whose protein sequence is MTRGLERRYGGGHHFITFSCHSRKPYLATPQTRDIFLHCLEKIRSRYEFRIDSFVVMPEHVHMLVTEPKVTDLSVVMRALKLSVTQQVEQSPFWLPRFHDFNVLTDTKVMEKRRYIHRNPVSRGLVTRPEDWAWSSYRHWLSGEVGVVEVESTWTFAKRMADQTFAGR, encoded by the coding sequence ATGACTCGCGGACTCGAACGTCGCTACGGAGGCGGTCATCACTTCATCACTTTCTCCTGCCACAGCCGCAAGCCGTACCTTGCCACACCGCAAACGCGTGACATCTTTCTCCACTGCCTCGAAAAGATACGTTCACGCTACGAGTTCCGCATCGACTCCTTCGTAGTCATGCCAGAGCACGTGCACATGCTCGTGACCGAACCGAAGGTCACCGACCTATCCGTCGTCATGAGAGCGCTAAAACTCTCCGTTACCCAACAAGTCGAACAGAGCCCGTTCTGGCTTCCGCGATTCCATGACTTCAATGTGCTTACAGACACCAAGGTGATGGAGAAGCGAAGATACATTCATCGCAATCCTGTTTCGCGCGGATTAGTCACACGACCTGAAGACTGGGCTTGGTCGAGCTATCGCCATTGGCTGTCTGGCGAAGTCGGCGTCGTCGAAGTTGAGTCGACCTGGACGTTTGCGAAGCGGATGGCCGATCAAACATTTGCGGGACGATAG
- the prmC gene encoding peptide chain release factor N(5)-glutamine methyltransferase, with protein MIVREAVRESATVLAAAGIAEAQRDAQVLAQHVLGRDRAWMLAHGDDALDEGFAEQMQTLTQRRALREPLQYIVGEQEFYGLRFAVTPAVLIPRPETELLVEAVELWAAETADARELQIVDVGTGSGAIAIALATHVAAVKITAVDISVAALEVATSNALAHTCGDRVRFVQNDLLAGFAAESFHCVVSNPPYVPAIDAPTMQREVVEHEPHSALFAGDDGLEIYRRLIPQAHQVLRRGGLLAMEFGYGQSEALAELLQGWHDVRFINDLAGIPRHVLATKP; from the coding sequence ATGATTGTCCGCGAAGCTGTTCGAGAATCGGCCACCGTGCTCGCTGCGGCGGGCATTGCGGAGGCGCAGCGCGACGCCCAGGTGCTGGCGCAGCATGTGCTGGGCCGCGATCGTGCTTGGATGCTGGCGCATGGGGACGATGCGTTGGACGAGGGCTTTGCCGAGCAGATGCAGACGTTGACGCAGCGCCGCGCACTCCGCGAGCCGCTGCAGTACATCGTCGGCGAGCAGGAGTTCTACGGTCTGCGCTTCGCGGTCACGCCTGCGGTGCTGATCCCGCGCCCGGAGACCGAGTTGCTCGTGGAAGCCGTGGAGCTGTGGGCTGCAGAGACGGCCGATGCGCGCGAGTTGCAGATCGTCGACGTCGGCACCGGTTCAGGCGCGATCGCGATTGCGCTGGCGACGCATGTGGCGGCGGTGAAGATCACCGCCGTTGATATCTCCGTCGCTGCGTTGGAGGTAGCCACCTCGAATGCGCTCGCGCACACCTGCGGCGATCGTGTGCGCTTTGTGCAGAATGATCTGCTGGCTGGCTTTGCGGCGGAGAGTTTCCACTGCGTGGTCTCGAATCCGCCGTACGTTCCGGCGATCGACGCGCCGACGATGCAGCGCGAGGTCGTCGAGCATGAGCCGCACTCCGCGCTCTTCGCAGGCGATGACGGCCTGGAGATTTACCGGCGTCTTATCCCGCAGGCGCATCAGGTGCTGCGGCGCGGTGGGCTGCTCGCAATGGAGTTCGGCTACGGACAGAGTGAGGCGTTAGCGGAGTTGCTGCAAGGCTGGCATGACGTGCGGTTCATCAACGATCTCGCGGGCATTCCGCGTCACGTACTGGCGACGAAACCCTAG
- a CDS encoding zinc dependent phospholipase C family protein, translated as MRLRWLIQSAATLLLCAAAAPRASEAYSLQTHEQLIDLTWQSSIVPLLLSRYPTLTPDQIEHARAYAYGGCVIQDIGYYPFGDANFSNLTHYVRSGDFIVNLFRNAGNADELAFAVGALSHYIGDNIGHPTATNLAVPVEFPKLEKRYGKSVNYSQGAHEHVQTEFGFDIHEIAMHRFAPVHYLRHVGLAVPTRQLALAFYQTYGLQEDFTDRKHSRINVSTYRFATRKFIPRIAYAVTVLKRSHEVPDAANDPSVTELAARMAQVSQQNHWDDYRKSAGIGTYSLAGLIWILPKVGPIKMAAVKGPTEATQHDYAHSVMASATALDHVLVRFTPPPATRPSAEIAAAEDSKKDPQSSNAVPELPGASQTVIRGSHDPQHPLANRDLDTGREVKPAAYPLTDMTYAKLLHRLVLHPTTPIPPGIKRDILAYYANLELPYETKRHPGHWDVVLMDLVVLRGMPTSADAVPYPTYGKGDNDDFAGN; from the coding sequence ATGCGACTGCGCTGGCTTATCCAATCCGCTGCCACCCTGCTGCTTTGTGCGGCCGCGGCGCCGCGCGCGTCCGAGGCCTATTCGCTACAGACGCACGAGCAGCTCATCGACCTGACATGGCAAAGCTCCATCGTGCCACTGTTGTTGAGCCGCTATCCCACGCTTACGCCGGACCAGATCGAGCATGCGCGCGCCTATGCCTACGGCGGCTGCGTCATTCAGGACATCGGCTACTACCCCTTTGGCGATGCGAACTTCTCGAACCTGACGCACTATGTACGCTCGGGCGACTTCATCGTGAACCTCTTCCGCAATGCGGGCAATGCCGATGAACTGGCGTTTGCTGTCGGCGCACTCTCGCACTACATCGGCGACAACATCGGGCATCCCACGGCCACGAATCTTGCCGTGCCGGTGGAGTTTCCAAAGCTCGAGAAGCGTTATGGCAAGAGCGTGAACTACTCGCAGGGCGCGCATGAGCATGTGCAGACGGAGTTCGGCTTCGACATCCACGAGATCGCGATGCATCGCTTTGCGCCGGTGCATTATCTGCGGCACGTAGGGCTGGCCGTGCCGACGCGACAGCTCGCGCTGGCGTTCTACCAGACCTATGGCTTGCAGGAGGACTTCACCGACCGCAAGCACTCGCGCATCAACGTGAGCACGTATCGCTTTGCCACGCGCAAGTTCATTCCGCGCATTGCGTACGCGGTAACGGTGCTGAAGCGTAGCCACGAGGTGCCGGACGCGGCCAACGACCCGTCGGTGACCGAGCTTGCCGCGCGCATGGCGCAGGTTTCGCAGCAGAACCACTGGGATGATTACCGCAAGTCCGCTGGCATCGGCACGTATTCGCTGGCGGGGCTCATCTGGATTCTGCCGAAGGTCGGGCCGATCAAGATGGCCGCGGTGAAAGGCCCTACCGAAGCGACGCAGCATGACTACGCGCACTCGGTGATGGCTTCGGCGACAGCGCTCGATCATGTGCTGGTGCGCTTCACGCCGCCACCGGCCACGCGACCCAGCGCGGAGATTGCCGCCGCGGAAGACAGCAAGAAGGACCCTCAGAGTTCGAACGCAGTGCCGGAGCTTCCCGGTGCGAGCCAGACGGTGATTCGCGGCTCGCACGACCCGCAGCACCCGCTTGCCAACCGCGACCTGGACACCGGTCGCGAGGTGAAACCCGCCGCATATCCGCTCACGGATATGACCTACGCGAAGCTGCTGCATCGGCTCGTCCTGCATCCCACGACGCCGATCCCGCCGGGCATCAAGCGCGACATTCTCGCGTACTACGCGAACCTCGAACTGCCGTACGAGACGAAGCGTCATCCGGGGCATTGGGATGTGGTGTTGATGGACCTCGTCGTGCTGCGCGGTATGCCGACCAGCGCCGATGCGGTGCCTTACCCCACCTATGGCAAGGGCGACAACGACGACTTCGCAGGCAACTGA
- a CDS encoding phytoene desaturase family protein, whose amino-acid sequence MALRTANIIGSGPNGLAAAITLAQAGVAVTVHEQNSWVGGACSTAELTLPGFKHDRGASIFPLGVCSPFLASLPLHEHGLDWIEPDAPLAHPFDDGSALMLEYSIDATVARMPGRDVHQWRHLIEPIMRDWTEIVDGIMQPLLRFPEHPFEMLRFGLSALRPAKSLAKSHFRNAHTQALFAGCAAHSTLPMTNLASSAAGLVLAAAAHTVGWPLVRGGAGELTKALASYLRSLGGEIVLESKVTSLAELPPADATFFDTTPEMLGKIAGDELTLNYRDALDRFRRGMGIFKIDWALSEPIPWRSSCCKRSATVHVGGSLEEITHSEYLAWNGGETDKPFVLLAQPSLFDASRAPEGKHTAWAYCHVPAGARADRTEIIERQVERFAPGFRDTILARTPSSAAELSAWNPNLACGDIAGGAMDLKQMLFRPTKKLYRTSHPRLYLCSASTPPGGGVHGMAGYNAAMAALHDHGSIAK is encoded by the coding sequence ATGGCACTACGCACGGCGAACATCATCGGTTCCGGCCCCAACGGTCTCGCTGCGGCGATCACACTCGCGCAGGCTGGCGTGGCCGTCACGGTCCACGAGCAGAACTCCTGGGTGGGCGGCGCTTGCTCCACCGCAGAGCTTACGCTGCCCGGTTTCAAGCACGATCGCGGAGCATCGATCTTTCCGCTCGGCGTGTGTTCGCCGTTCCTCGCCTCGTTGCCGCTGCATGAGCATGGGCTGGACTGGATCGAGCCGGACGCGCCGCTCGCGCATCCGTTCGACGATGGCTCCGCGCTGATGCTGGAGTACTCTATCGACGCAACGGTGGCACGCATGCCCGGCCGCGATGTACATCAGTGGCGTCATCTCATCGAGCCGATCATGCGCGACTGGACGGAGATCGTCGACGGCATCATGCAGCCGCTGCTGCGCTTTCCGGAGCATCCGTTCGAGATGCTGCGCTTTGGTCTTTCGGCACTGCGCCCGGCGAAGAGCCTCGCGAAATCTCACTTCCGCAACGCGCACACGCAGGCGCTCTTCGCAGGCTGCGCGGCGCACTCCACCTTGCCCATGACGAACCTCGCAAGCTCTGCTGCGGGCCTTGTGCTGGCCGCGGCGGCGCACACTGTGGGCTGGCCGCTGGTGCGCGGCGGCGCGGGTGAGTTGACCAAGGCGTTGGCGAGCTATCTACGTTCGCTCGGCGGCGAAATCGTGCTGGAGTCGAAGGTCACTTCGCTCGCGGAGCTGCCGCCTGCGGACGCCACGTTCTTCGACACCACGCCCGAGATGCTCGGCAAGATCGCAGGCGATGAGCTGACGCTGAACTATCGCGACGCGCTCGATCGCTTCCGCCGCGGCATGGGCATCTTCAAGATCGACTGGGCGCTCTCCGAGCCGATTCCGTGGCGCTCGTCCTGCTGCAAGCGCTCGGCGACAGTGCACGTCGGTGGCTCGCTTGAAGAGATCACGCACTCCGAATATCTCGCCTGGAACGGCGGCGAGACCGACAAGCCGTTCGTGCTGCTGGCGCAGCCGAGCTTGTTCGATGCCTCGCGTGCGCCCGAAGGCAAGCACACCGCCTGGGCATACTGCCATGTGCCTGCTGGCGCGCGCGCGGACCGCACAGAGATCATCGAGCGCCAGGTGGAGCGCTTCGCCCCGGGCTTCCGCGACACGATCCTTGCGCGCACACCGAGCAGCGCGGCAGAGCTTTCCGCGTGGAACCCCAACCTTGCGTGTGGTGACATCGCTGGCGGAGCGATGGACTTGAAGCAGATGCTCTTCCGGCCGACGAAGAAGCTGTACCGCACGAGTCATCCGCGGCTGTATCTGTGCAGCGCCTCTACGCCTCCGGGCGGCGGCGTGCACGGCATGGCCGGTTACAACGCCGCGATGGCCGCGCTTCACGACCATGGCAGCATCGCGAAGTAG
- the tyrS gene encoding tyrosine--tRNA ligase: MSDAIHNLTSEFAPVAQQLDLITKGVAEMIPAASSDAKDALAARLEASRLSGKPLRIKAGFDPTAPDLHLGHTVLMRKLRHFQQLGHTVIFLIGDATALIGDPTGKNVTRKPLTREEIEANATTYQEQVFKILDREKTEVRYNSEWLGQLGFEGMIKLAAKFTLSQMLEREDFHKRFDDEQPISVHELLYPMVQGYDSVALEADVELGGTDQKFNLMRGRDLQRDAGQKPQIVLMTPILEGLDGVQKMSKSLGNFIGVTEPANDMYGKLMSVNDELMWRYWTFLTDLPASEIEQMKADVASGALHPMQAKKNLAETITADFHTKEAAADAARHWAEMFQQRKVSEDVAELEVPLASEGLLAEDSSVRLPKLLVLAKLAASAGEATRKLAENAVSVNGEKFTERAITREALGEAPVLRLGKKAVRVKLL; the protein is encoded by the coding sequence ATGTCAGATGCAATTCACAACCTCACCAGCGAGTTCGCTCCTGTAGCCCAGCAGCTCGACCTCATCACGAAGGGCGTGGCGGAGATGATTCCCGCAGCCTCGTCGGACGCGAAGGACGCGCTCGCCGCGCGCCTCGAAGCCTCACGCCTCAGCGGCAAGCCGCTGCGCATCAAGGCGGGCTTCGACCCCACCGCGCCGGACCTCCACCTCGGCCACACGGTGCTGATGCGCAAGCTGCGCCACTTCCAGCAGCTCGGCCACACCGTCATCTTCCTCATCGGCGACGCGACCGCGCTCATCGGCGACCCGACGGGCAAGAACGTCACGCGCAAGCCGCTCACGCGCGAAGAGATTGAAGCCAACGCGACGACGTACCAGGAGCAGGTCTTCAAGATCCTCGACCGCGAAAAGACCGAGGTGCGCTACAACTCCGAGTGGCTCGGCCAGCTGGGCTTCGAGGGCATGATCAAGCTCGCAGCGAAGTTCACGCTGTCGCAGATGCTCGAGCGCGAAGACTTCCACAAGCGCTTCGATGACGAGCAGCCGATCAGCGTGCATGAGCTGCTCTACCCGATGGTGCAAGGCTATGACTCCGTCGCGCTGGAAGCGGACGTTGAGCTTGGTGGCACCGATCAGAAGTTCAACCTGATGCGTGGTCGCGATCTGCAGCGCGACGCCGGCCAGAAGCCGCAGATCGTACTGATGACGCCGATTCTCGAGGGCCTCGACGGCGTGCAGAAGATGTCGAAGTCGCTCGGTAATTTCATCGGCGTCACTGAACCGGCGAACGACATGTACGGCAAGCTGATGAGCGTCAACGACGAGCTCATGTGGCGTTACTGGACCTTCCTCACCGATCTGCCTGCGAGCGAGATTGAGCAGATGAAGGCCGATGTCGCCAGCGGCGCGCTGCATCCGATGCAGGCGAAGAAGAACCTTGCCGAGACGATCACCGCGGACTTCCACACCAAAGAAGCGGCAGCAGACGCCGCTCGCCACTGGGCAGAGATGTTCCAGCAGCGGAAGGTGAGCGAAGACGTTGCGGAACTCGAGGTGCCGCTCGCCAGCGAAGGCCTGCTCGCCGAAGACAGCAGCGTGCGTTTGCCGAAGCTGCTCGTGCTGGCGAAGCTCGCCGCATCTGCCGGCGAAGCCACGCGCAAGCTTGCGGAGAACGCAGTGTCGGTGAACGGCGAGAAGTTCACCGAGCGTGCGATCACGCGCGAAGCGCTGGGCGAGGCACCTGTACTGCGGCTCGGCAAGAAGGCTGTTCGCGTCAAGCTCCTCTAG
- a CDS encoding M13 family metallopeptidase, with amino-acid sequence MKRLALALFAPMLAGTAPTFAQNAPAPIQLQHIDVTNVDKSVSPCDNFFQYACNNIIKANPIPADQVMWGTFNKLAMWNQQQMHDILEANKAPGASRTANQQKIGDFYASCVEQADSGKDDRAVLAPLMERIHGMKSKKDLPAVLAAVQMAYGQIWAANDNETPIALFGFGPTPDANNARLVVAGLDQGGLSLPSRDFYLKDDAKTVGIRKAYTDYLEKMLAMDGMSPEAAKSGAASALAFETALAKAQMDNVTRRDPNKTNNRFTPAQLKTLMPNFDWNAYFAALGAPSAPLYEVGSPEFFHAVNGMIESESLATWKIYLTTQLLHAANPVLGNQWRDANFELMKTISGAKQQPPTWRRCSVATDKYLGEALGEVYVSKAFSASSKERVLKMVKEIEAAMGRDIDSVSWMQPETKQQAHLKLAAVVNKIGYPDKWIDYTSYKVTRESYAMNVSRGTKFEFARQLGFINKPLDRMQWGMTPPTVNAYEDPQTNTINFPAGILQPPMFDPAADDVLNYGAEGAVIGHELTHNFDDQGRKFDLNGDLKDWWTPADAKAYEERGECIANEYSGPAPGVEGVQQNGKLTQGENTADNGGLNLSLSALTADLLTQGRTLDDKDANGLTNLQRFFVAFANDWCGSARPEISRMIVMTNPHSLAELRVNNTVGNMPAFAKAFGCKTGQPMVHKPACKVW; translated from the coding sequence ATGAAACGCCTCGCGCTGGCGCTGTTTGCGCCCATGCTTGCCGGTACGGCCCCCACTTTCGCGCAGAATGCGCCCGCTCCCATCCAGTTGCAGCACATTGACGTCACCAACGTGGATAAGAGCGTCAGCCCCTGCGACAACTTCTTCCAGTACGCCTGCAACAACATCATCAAAGCGAACCCGATCCCTGCCGATCAGGTGATGTGGGGCACGTTCAACAAGCTGGCGATGTGGAACCAGCAGCAGATGCACGACATTCTGGAGGCGAACAAGGCACCCGGCGCCTCGCGTACGGCCAACCAGCAGAAGATCGGCGACTTCTACGCCAGCTGTGTTGAGCAGGCGGACTCGGGCAAGGACGACCGCGCCGTGCTGGCGCCGCTCATGGAGCGCATCCACGGCATGAAGAGCAAGAAGGACCTGCCCGCCGTGCTCGCCGCCGTGCAGATGGCCTATGGCCAGATCTGGGCCGCAAACGACAACGAGACCCCGATCGCTCTCTTCGGCTTTGGCCCCACGCCGGATGCGAACAACGCGCGCCTGGTCGTCGCCGGGCTCGACCAGGGCGGCCTCAGTCTTCCCAGCCGCGACTTTTATCTGAAGGACGATGCCAAGACCGTTGGCATTCGCAAGGCGTATACGGACTACCTCGAGAAGATGCTGGCGATGGACGGCATGAGTCCCGAGGCCGCCAAGTCTGGGGCGGCCTCCGCGCTGGCGTTCGAGACCGCGCTGGCGAAGGCGCAGATGGACAACGTCACACGCCGCGACCCGAACAAGACCAACAACCGCTTCACGCCCGCGCAGCTCAAGACGCTGATGCCGAACTTCGACTGGAACGCCTATTTCGCCGCGCTGGGTGCGCCGAGCGCGCCGCTGTATGAGGTCGGCTCCCCGGAGTTCTTCCACGCTGTGAACGGCATGATCGAGAGCGAGAGCCTCGCTACGTGGAAGATCTACCTGACCACGCAGTTGCTGCACGCGGCAAATCCCGTGCTGGGCAACCAGTGGCGTGATGCGAACTTCGAGCTGATGAAGACGATCAGCGGCGCCAAGCAACAGCCGCCTACGTGGCGTCGATGCAGCGTGGCCACGGACAAGTACCTCGGCGAAGCGCTGGGCGAGGTGTATGTGTCGAAGGCGTTCTCGGCCTCCAGCAAGGAGCGCGTGCTGAAGATGGTGAAGGAGATTGAGGCGGCGATGGGCCGCGACATCGACTCTGTGAGCTGGATGCAGCCGGAGACGAAACAGCAGGCGCACTTGAAGCTGGCGGCCGTGGTCAACAAGATCGGCTACCCGGACAAGTGGATCGACTACACCTCCTACAAGGTCACGCGTGAGAGCTACGCGATGAACGTTTCGCGCGGCACAAAGTTCGAATTTGCGCGCCAGCTCGGCTTCATCAACAAGCCGCTGGACCGTATGCAGTGGGGCATGACGCCGCCGACGGTGAACGCCTACGAAGATCCGCAGACGAATACGATCAACTTCCCGGCCGGCATTTTGCAGCCGCCGATGTTTGATCCGGCAGCGGATGACGTGCTGAACTATGGCGCGGAGGGCGCGGTGATCGGCCACGAACTGACGCACAACTTCGACGACCAGGGCCGCAAGTTCGACCTGAACGGCGACCTGAAGGATTGGTGGACCCCTGCCGATGCCAAGGCCTACGAAGAGCGCGGCGAGTGCATCGCCAACGAGTACAGCGGACCCGCGCCGGGCGTCGAAGGCGTGCAGCAGAACGGCAAGCTGACGCAGGGCGAAAACACCGCCGACAATGGTGGCCTGAACCTTTCGCTCAGCGCGTTGACGGCGGACTTGCTCACGCAGGGCCGCACGCTGGACGACAAGGACGCCAACGGCCTGACGAACCTGCAGCGCTTCTTCGTGGCGTTCGCCAATGACTGGTGCGGCTCGGCCCGTCCGGAGATTTCGCGCATGATCGTGATGACAAACCCGCACTCGCTGGCCGAGCTGCGCGTGAACAATACGGTCGGCAACATGCCGGCGTTTGCGAAGGCGTTCGGCTGCAAGACCGGTCAACCGATGGTGCACAAGCCGGCCTGCAAGGTCTGGTAA
- a CDS encoding DUF2256 and DUF3253 domain-containing protein, producing the protein MPDRKPKREVDEGAHAPKSCAACGRTMEWRKSWAKNWDTVKFCSDKCRSGKHDAHAKDLEQTILRLLDERGSGKTICPSEAARAIAASDEREAWEPLMEPARAAARRLVAQGVIDVTQHGHVIDGSTAKGPIRLKRRGN; encoded by the coding sequence TTGCCGGACCGCAAGCCAAAGCGCGAGGTAGACGAAGGCGCGCACGCGCCAAAGAGCTGCGCTGCGTGCGGTCGCACGATGGAGTGGCGCAAGAGCTGGGCGAAGAACTGGGACACCGTGAAGTTCTGCTCCGACAAATGCCGCTCAGGCAAACACGACGCGCACGCGAAGGATCTGGAGCAGACGATCCTGCGTCTGCTCGACGAACGCGGCTCGGGCAAGACGATCTGCCCCAGCGAAGCGGCGCGCGCCATAGCCGCCAGCGACGAACGCGAAGCCTGGGAGCCTCTGATGGAACCCGCACGAGCCGCCGCGCGAAGGCTTGTCGCGCAAGGCGTCATCGACGTCACGCAGCATGGCCACGTAATCGATGGCAGCACCGCAAAAGGCCCTATCCGTTTGAAGCGCCGTGGAAACTAG
- a CDS encoding DUF3050 domain-containing protein: MRPRSLGPKENYRLSIASSPLTIEAIEERIAPLREQLASHPVYAAMQSIEDVRLFMQSHVYAVWDFMSLLKALQRGLTSVDVPWVPSKFPASRRFVNEIVLGEESDEFRGEPLSHFEIYLRAMDDVSADASVMRGVLKALASGSTWNQAMQPAPQTARIFVGETFRVIEEGSLAAQAAAFTFGREDVIPDLFRGFIRELNQELTGTLNTFIWYLERHIEVDGEDHGPLSLRMVADLCGDDPALWEEAARAAEAAMRARIALWDGILAEVKARR, encoded by the coding sequence ATGCGCCCCCGCAGCCTCGGCCCGAAGGAGAACTACCGCTTGTCTATCGCTTCCTCCCCGCTCACGATTGAAGCCATCGAAGAACGCATTGCGCCGCTGCGCGAGCAGCTCGCCAGCCATCCGGTCTACGCAGCCATGCAGTCCATCGAGGACGTGCGGCTCTTCATGCAGTCGCACGTGTACGCCGTATGGGATTTCATGAGCTTGCTCAAGGCGCTTCAGCGCGGGCTGACCTCGGTCGATGTGCCCTGGGTGCCGTCGAAGTTTCCCGCGAGCCGCCGCTTCGTGAACGAGATCGTGCTCGGCGAAGAGAGCGATGAGTTTCGCGGCGAGCCGTTGAGCCACTTCGAGATCTACCTGCGCGCCATGGACGATGTCAGCGCGGACGCGAGCGTGATGCGTGGCGTGCTCAAGGCGCTGGCCAGCGGCAGCACGTGGAACCAGGCGATGCAGCCTGCACCGCAGACCGCGCGCATCTTCGTCGGCGAGACCTTCCGCGTCATCGAAGAAGGCTCACTCGCCGCGCAGGCCGCAGCGTTTACCTTCGGTCGCGAGGATGTCATTCCCGATCTCTTCCGCGGCTTCATCCGTGAGCTGAACCAGGAGCTCACCGGCACGCTGAACACCTTCATCTGGTATCTCGAGCGCCACATCGAAGTGGACGGCGAAGACCACGGTCCGCTCTCGCTGCGCATGGTCGCGGACCTCTGCGGCGACGATCCTGCGCTGTGGGAGGAAGCGGCCCGCGCAGCGGAAGCGGCGATGCGCGCACGTATCGCGCTGTGGGACGGCATCCTCGCCGAAGTGAAAGCGCGGCGGTAA
- the infC gene encoding translation initiation factor IF-3 — translation MRRFGARAHPKIWNTIAPMGALEKATIPPLDKRSQKSFIRTNERIRAREVRVIDENGEQLGVMPPFEALKIARERSLDLVEISPNAVPPVCKIQDYGKFLYEKDKSERAARKTQKVIVIKEVKFSVTVDEHDYQTKKNQAVRFLGDGDKVKASLRFKGRQMAHRDLGYKIINRLIQDIGEAGVVEFMPRMEGTTLHAILAPSKKIAPPAPKPVAPKPEAAAPAAAEPTPATEA, via the coding sequence TTGCGCCGTTTTGGGGCGCGCGCGCATCCAAAGATCTGGAACACAATCGCGCCCATGGGCGCGCTGGAGAAAGCTACTATTCCGCCTCTCGATAAACGCTCGCAGAAGTCCTTTATCCGCACGAACGAACGTATTCGCGCACGCGAAGTCCGCGTGATTGACGAAAACGGCGAACAGCTCGGCGTGATGCCGCCCTTTGAAGCCCTGAAGATCGCTCGCGAGCGCTCGCTCGATCTCGTGGAGATTTCGCCGAACGCCGTTCCGCCCGTCTGCAAAATCCAGGACTACGGCAAGTTCCTCTACGAGAAGGACAAGAGCGAACGCGCGGCCCGCAAGACCCAGAAGGTCATCGTCATCAAGGAAGTCAAGTTCTCGGTCACCGTGGACGAGCACGACTACCAGACGAAGAAAAACCAGGCCGTCCGCTTCCTCGGCGATGGCGACAAGGTTAAGGCGTCGCTCCGCTTCAAGGGCCGCCAGATGGCGCACCGCGACCTTGGCTACAAGATCATCAACCGCCTGATCCAGGACATCGGCGAAGCAGGCGTGGTTGAGTTCATGCCGCGCATGGAAGGCACCACGCTGCACGCCATCCTTGCACCGAGCAAGAAGATCGCTCCCCCGGCTCCCAAGCCCGTGGCACCGAAGCCGGAAGCCGCTGCTCCTGCAGCCGCCGAGCCGACCCCGGCGACCGAAGCCTAG